The window GCCCAGCTGTGGCTCTGAGGACCACTGGAGTCCTCTTCCACTCCAGGCGAGGCACAGTCTTCTTGGCCACTTTCAACAGCATCTTCAGTGTGTGTCCcacctttaaaaaacacagacaacgCTCACTACAAAACAGCACTGCACAGAGCTGTCTTGACAAAATGTTGACTGGTTAGTGTTGAGAAAACACTTGGTTGAATCTTCAAttgtcattttgctttttttaaccttttacttACTTTCATTACCAATGTAATTCCCTGCATAGAGAGGTTATTGGCAGTGTTTCTGAATACATTTTAGAGCCAGCTGAACTTTTCTCTTTAGCTCAATATTATTGATTAGATTTGACAATGAACTCACCATTTCAGGGGAGTCTGCATATGCTGACAAACCAGGCTTTATGGAATGGAACATCTCATTATCCAAAACAGGCAGCCCCTCTACAAGATACAAGATCCACCCATATCAAATATGCAGCAGCTATTAAAAGCATTAAGTGGCCTAGATCTGCTTAGCATACATATGCAGAATATATCCCCTTCTTCAAGCTGAGGCATGTTGACATCAATCTGACAAAATAGGATTATTactaaaaaagtaaattaaatcaAGTATGACCTATGTCCCCTGAAGTAAGAATTTACAGGTTTACAGAACTGAGAGGGAAAGCTGAGAAATAGTGAAACAGCTTGTTACCCTGCTGTTGGCATTGTAAATTAACTGCTCTTTTTAAGTGTTTCACATGCCACATTCATGTAGTATATGACATCCTTGCTACAGTATATATAACCGATTTAACAGGATTCTCATTCTGGATGCTGATAAGATGAAAAGAGTAGAAGAGCAGACGGAAGCTCTGCCCAGCATTACCTGAGTCACCCTGGATAAAGGTGTAAACATGGATGCGCGTGCCTGTGCTCCCTGCATCAAACATCACTGCATAGAAGATACGGCTGTGGTTTGCTGGGCGGCTGAGGCTGGGAAGAATGCTCCCGATGTCGTTGGTCAAATCCAGAAGAGAGGTCTTGACCTGAGCTCGGCTCAGCCCTGCGACGGCGAGCAGGACCAGTTGTAGAAGTGGCACAGTGGGCTTCATCTTCACTCTGGagatcagcaaaaaaacaagaggCCTTCTAGTTAGAGCTGCATAACAGTATTACTCAATCACACTGCTCAATACAGCAGCTCAAACTGTTGCTGACTAGTGCTGGGAGATGTTAAATTACAGCATGACAagcaacagaggagagaaacgCAATCAAGACACTTACACCAGGGCATTTAGCCACACCCCATCGGACTGGCTAACCAACCAAAATGACACATCCCAAATCAACCTCTCTACCTGATGAGTCAACTCCTGTAGACAATTCAGAAAACATCACGATTTCACCATGTTGGACTTAAATTGGTGGTTGTTAATCTTTTAATCTTGAGGCACGATCAATACACAGCAACCCAGCATGTTGCAACATCTCTCTACAAAACTCTAATGTGAGGAATTATGATGTCCTAAAAGCATCAGTCAAGAACTGCTATGTGGGAAACCCCTGCTGAGACACTATCACTCTGATTACATAGAAAATTAAGGGACTGAAGACATTTACTTTAGAATTTTTATTGCCTCTGAATTCCAATTTACAGGTAGatatataagtatttggactcgaagccatcaaaatgtgattgacTTTCAACTTTATACATAGCCCCAcatttttcagaggctcaaacgtaattggacaactgactgacaatcagtttcattatcaggtgtggcctgttccctcacatcttttgtctttgtttcaaattcattgtggtggtgtacagaggcaaaattatgaaaattacgTTACTGACCAAATACCTATGTGCCTAACTGTAAATCTTAAATTTCAGGCATTTAAGCAAGTTACAAAAAATTATAGAAATGCTGCAACTGGACACACGAGTTTACAGCTAAAGAAGTGTCTAACAACTTGGCCCCTAGCTGTGTCCCTTTattcctttattatttatttatcattgaaatgttttagaaaCTACGTGGTAACTATAAAGAAAAGTAATGATTATAGATGAATTCCTCAAGGTTTCATTTGCCTACTGTAAAGGGTACATGCTCCTCTGTCACCTTAAAAGGAGGCATGGGACCATTTCCATTTGTGGTCTCGATGTTTGCTCATTTAAAGCTACTTTTTGCACAAGATGACACATCACTAAACATCAAAATACACCAGCCTGCATAAATTTACAGAACTTATGTTTGTAAGACACTGCCAAATGTCCTAGGATATTTGGTTCAATCATGAACTTGTCTATTGATATTACACCTCTACATGAATATTTACGATCAATACAAATTGGCCAATAATCATCGGTGATTTGAAAGTTGAACTGATACAGTAAATAAGCTCAAGCTTATTAATACCTAAAACCTTGACATTAGATAGATGAAACTGGGATTCAAAGTTCTCAAAGTTACAAATTCAAATCAGTCCCTGATCGGTTAAATAACATTATCAGTATCAAAACTATACTAATGGTACAATTTAAGCAATATCTTCACTGTAACACAAAAAATCTGGATTCTGTAAAAAGAGTATAATTTCTTTAAGACCTTATAAAGGATTAGCCGTGGAAGTTTGTTAGGAGTTTCATTaggctttgtttttaaatcaggtaGTTTATATTAGTGCTTTGGGTGGTTTAGGATGTTTCCATGTTGGATCTTTCCAGGGATTGTCTCACCTCACTTGACAGTGACTATTTAACTACAAGACACTGGCAATTATATAACTAAAATAGAAGCTCTTTTAGTGTAGCATTAACAGAAACGAACCAGACGAAGTTGGTATAAAAATCTACGGCTGATGTGTTCATAAAGTTAATAATCCACTATAAGTGATGAACTGAGCTGTGTCAGTGAACAGAAGCAGTATGTTTTATGCGAATTTAGATAAGAATGCAGTCCACAGGTTTGATACACAGTCCTACGGTATTTCTAGAAAACAGACTTGAGTTCTGGAGGCTATCGGGGTGATTACTTAGCAGCCCAGAGTATTAAATGCTCGTTAACCGTTAATGTTTTGAATAACTAGCGTTACCGTTAACTGGCCGTTAACTTTTGTGACTAACGTAACGATATGTTCACTCGAGATGTATCCCCTCTACGGTGAATACTGTCCACCAGTTTACGTGCTttgttaaaaacattaacactaACATCCCATAGAGCTGCTTTTGGTCGGTGCAATGAAATTCTCGGCAGCTGAGTTTACTGACCGGAGCTCAGCTTCTCGGTAGCGTTAGCTCTCACTCAACCATGGTTGATTAAGTTGCCTAACTTTGCGGTAAAGTTTGATAACAAGCTatttagctaacgttagctggcGCACGTTACAGAAGGTCCCtcgaaaaattaaaatttggagACAATATGTCAAGGCCACACtggaaacaataaaatacacagtacacCATCTGTAGGTAACTGAATTAAGCGTTTTCCGAACCCTTAACACAGCTAAGGCTCACCATGATGTCCGCCTAGCAAACACCGCTCTCAAAGCTGACTCGTCGTGACGTGACGCACTGATAAAGTTGTCAGTCTCACGCGAGGCTCGCCAGAGGGGTTCACAATAAAAGATGCTGACAGCAGCACACAGAGAACAATGTACAGCCTTTTCTAAAAGTGGTGTCCATGGGAAAACATTCAGTGGTTACTTTTCTGCCAGCAGGAGTATTATTTCTGACGTTTACGTGTCACGGTCAGTCAAAACACTGGGATGATTTAAGCAGCAAAATTATAGGCTGTGCATTGCTGAACCAGAATAAGTCAATTTCAAACGTTGCCACCTACTTTTCACCAGTGGAGCTCATTAGGCATCCTTTAGGTCACGTCCTTCACCTGCATTTATGTGGAATGAACAGTACAAAAAATtgcaacagagacagacaaccaTTTTAACACAGATCAGAAGTCAACTGAGTCAGATTACTGTCTTTATTCATTATTAGTGTCTAACAGTAAACTACAGACTCAAATACCCTTATTATCTCTTAATTTTCAGCTACAAGACCTAAGAGATGAGTCAAGGGGACAAAGTTGGAAGTAACTCCAATACTCTGGATGAAAAGATGTAATGGTTTATGAAGAATATAATTTCAACTTCATGGCATGTAAAACACGGCAATTTAAACTTCTTTACCATTCATGCCCAGCAAAAAGTATTGCTCTGACAGTTCAGTACAAAACTGTGAACCTCTATCTGACCAAGACGACACACACTAATCCCACCACTGGACAGTATACGGTAGGATGTACATCTAGAAGAATTGAACAGCAACcattatttaactttaaatggAGTAACAGAATGAGTGTTTCAATTGTTCTAATGTAGCATTTGTTCCATAGATATCTACTTTTCAAGTATCTACCCAGTGCTTTGATACATAGAACACAGAACCATAGAGGATACTAGTGGAAGACATTTGCTGTCATTGCTCAGCAGTAGAATCTCTGATCCTTTTGATTTCTCCTTttagattattaaaaaaaaaaaaaaaaaaaaaaaattttttacacGAACACAAAAAAGATGATGACTAAATCATGGCCTACCTGGACAGTACAGGATATGAACAGGTGAAACGggtacaaaaatacaacaaacccacagagaccCACAGCACCATTCATTGCATCAGTCTGATTCAACTCCCCCGTCTCCAATAGCATTGTCATTTGTATCAATCTGTGTTTGTCCAACAATAGTGTCCAAgatgtttaaagtttaaacaaTCACCAACCAATAGCCCCCAGTGTGAGtatttttcaacagtaaaaAAGGACATGTAACCCTTTTTCCAATACCTCCTTGGGTTTAAGGCATAAGAGGAGTCAGTGAAGGTTATGATGGATGAACTGTCAATTTAGCTTAGCGCCCCATGGTTGGCATGGTGACAGCTGGGCTCGTCAGGGTCGCATCCTCAGCCTTCCACTGTGATGTCACCGTCTTGATCTGAGTATAAAACTGGATGCCCTGGTGATAAAGAGATAACTGCTGTGTCAGCTAGCCACCCCTCGTGAAGATTTCATTTTGTGTAGTATTTTGATGATCTAACACATGACACACTGCTTTTGTTATTCACCTGCTTGCCATAGAAGTTGGTGTCTCCTCTGAATGAACCTCTAGAGCCAGTGAAGGAGAACATGGGGAGGGGGACAGGGATGGGCACATTCACACCAAtctgtacaaacacatacacacattagtAAGAAATCATACATAACTACTGCAGCTGTACAAATACAACATGGATCAAAGTATATTACTGTTCGTTGCTTTGAATAACcttagaaaaaaatgtgggaAAGGTATGTTTAAAAGCTGATATACTGTACTTCCATCTTAACACATATACTAAATGGTCCTCTGAAATCCCTTTAAGAGAAAATGCAAGGAAGACATAGATTAATAATTCCTCTTGGATAAGGGTCCTGGAGATAAACATTCCAcatcttttttgctttttaaacttGGCTCCACTGGACCAAGACTCCATAACACTAACATCTGGACCAGACTTTTGTTTAGGCTGCaacaatcaacagaaaatttgacttttgtgatcaattaatcatttagtgaTTAAATGAACCATCATAGTAAATTTACATATCTTGTGGGTTTTGTTTGGACTTTTGATTGGATATAACCAGACATTTGATGGCATCATGTTGGGCTCTGGAGAAATGTGATCTTTTGATTTCTCCATtaattttttctgatgtttacaGACCAAaagattaattatttaatcaagTATTTGGCAAAATATttgctaatgaaaataaccTTTTGATACTAACTGCAGCTCAACTTGTGTCCACTGCAAACTAACTCGTGCTGGAtaaaaggacattttgggaTCGTACCATGCTATCTATTTAATGGCAGATAAAACTTAACACAATCTCGGGTTGACAATGTAGTAATtgctggcttttgttttttacaaagtAGTAGCCTCCAAGTTCTGCCcctacaaaataattttaagggATACGTTTTGGTTTAAATGGATGGACAGTAAATCTACGTTGGGTGTAATAACTTTCATGAATACTTCAGCATCATTGCTTTAAGCCATCACTCCGATGACTATTCCCACTTCACAAGCTCAGTGTCTGTTTCCTATATCTAAACCAGAACGCCTCCCACACAAAACTATTTCCCCTTCACAGTCTCACTGAGgaccaaaataaaacttacatGTGACCAGTTGTATCGTAATTTGAAAAACACTATCTTCAACAGACCAAAAGCCTTTTTCTTATCCATCCCTAGTGTTCCTCTACTCAGCCTTTGTAAAAACATGTCTCACCTGGCCAACATCCACcccatgtgtgtatttgcgtgcAGTGGCTCCATTGGTTGTGAAGATGGCGGTGCCGTTGCCATAGGGGTTTTCGTTGATTAAAGAAATGGCTTCGTCGAGACTCTCAGCCTCCAGAATGACAAGCACCGGTCCAAAGATCTCCTCTTTGTAACACTTCATGTCCGACTGGAAAGAGGAGCAGAATGATCATACCAGAGTTTTCTCAATCATTTTCACATCATCTACAGAAAAACTCTGCAAAGCTTTATTAACAGTACATTAAATACCAGCATGTATAAAgtttgttataaaaaaatacCCGGAGAAGACAAGGGCAGGTGCTTAAAGTGCATTTAGTAACACTTGTAGCTATGTTCTATTTTTAGATATACTATGTCCAACACTCAACACTCATACCTTAATGGATGGGGAAAATGTCACTCTGAGAAAGGTATTTGTTATTTAGGTAATGGTTATATAAGTTAGTGATGGAGAGTGGCAGCTATGTTGTTAAATCTGTGTTGGCCAGGAAAACTATTCCCAAGTTCCCTATATTCACAGAATGGTGTGACTTTTAGGCTTAATAGTACAAGCATTTTATTACTTTCTTAACCTGAGATATGACTTCCAGCTCCCCAGAATATAGTAGAGCTGCCCTAACCTGTGCTCAGCAGATGGACAACAATAAGACTAACAGTTATGCACATTCAAGAAGTTGTGGGAAGATAGAATGCTGAGACATGATTTAAAATAACGAGCTTCATCAAACATATCAAACTGGTTCATAGTTCTTGGGAGTGAATCTGTCTGTGATAACTAtttaaactacaaaaacaatttcacagAAATTAAGCTATTGTAATTTACCAGTACCATGTTTTGTTCTTGctggaaatgtttcattttttttgtccagttcCCTTGTTTTCTACATATCTCAGAGTTTCCTGTCAAAAAGCAAggttaactttattttatttttctctaagAACAAGAAGCAAACAACAAGCCAAACTGGGACTTCCAGTTTTTTGAGTAAACTGGCTAcgtattttattatatttagacTCAAATTCCAGTTCTCAGCTCACCGTAACATTGGCCAGGATGGTGGGTCCTACAAAGTTCCCGTTTTCATATCCTTTGACATTGACATTTCTCCCATCTAACAGCAGCTTAGCACCCTCTTCCACGCCACTCTGGATCAAAGACTCCACCCTGTTCTTGGCTTCAGGAGAGATCAGGGGACCCACATCTGCACCGGGCTGATCGCCTTCAGgacatatacatttaaaatttccttCCACAgagggcaatttttttttaaaaatgaaaatacatgagGAATAATAGTAAAATGCAAACAATAACACTTTTCTTCGTATTGACATGGTTACTAATGAAATTACCTGCATTTACGCGTAGTGATTTGGAGCACTCCACCAGCTCTGGGAGCCATTCACGGGACTCCCCTACAAAAATAGCAGTGGAGAGAGCCATACAGCGCTGGCCAGCTGCTCCAAAGGCGGCACCCACCAGCTGGTTAATGGTGTTCTCTTTGTTGGCATCAGGCATCACCACACCATGGTTCTTGGCACcctaaaatgcaaaatgtgggACACGACTCTATAGGGTTTCTCTCCAGTAGACTTCAGGACATCAAACAGAGGCAGCACAGTGCTAATCACATATGTTACAAATCTCAGCGATTAACAGCTAAGCTCAGCTGTTGTCACGGTAACAGTAATAGTAATATTTTGCTCCATATGCGTCTGCCTGTAACATAGGGGAACAGTGTTTAATATGTGGGttatcatataaaaataattagttcCCTAACGTAATAGTGGTGTACTTAGTCTGCTATAATTTGACTGTGGGTTTTCTGCTGTACCATGTTGGACTGCACTCTCTTGCCATTCTTGGAGCCCCGTTCGTAGATGTACTCTCCAGCCTGGTTGGAGCCCACAAAGCTAATGGCTTTGATGGCTGGATGGTCACAGATGAAGTTCACCGCTACACAGAGATACAAACAGATAATATaaatcctctcctttttctttatctgtgcTGCACCCATTAGGCACAATATAAGAGCACACCACTGCTTATCCCACACACAGATCATGTGCATctgaatgaggaggaggacacacaaacacactcacctgCATGCTGGCCGTGGATGATGTTGAATGTACCATCTGGTGCCCCGGCATCCTGAAGCATTTTGGCCAAGAGCATGGTGCATCCTGGGACCCGTTCAGAGGGCTTCATAAGGTAGGTATTGCCACACACCATGCCGATAGGGAACATCCAGAGAGGAATCATGGCAGGGAAGTTAAAAGGAGCGATGCCAGCACACACTCCGATGGGCAGGCGATAGGTGTAAGTGTCCATGTCCTTGGTGATGGAGGGTAAGGTTTCTCCCAGCATGAGGGATGTAATGCTGCAGGCATGTTCAACCACCTCTGGGggtgaaaaggaaagaaacaaaggagTCAACCAATAAAACAGTGCAAAGATAAACAGATCTGAGATTTGAGATGGAAATATGAGTTATATATGGTACCAATATGATTTAATGCcgacattaaaatacattattcagTTTGTACAGAAGCCTATTACCAAAGTAAAAACTGTTAAGTGATTTCTTTTccatgtgaaagaaaaaaaaaaaaaaaaaaaaaactggaacaCAACTTGTGAACACTTAGGGCGCCATTGGTCCCAGAACTGTTGGAAATCTCTAATGCTGGCAGCAAACCTGCAGATGTAGCCTGTCAGAATAATTTGGGCATCCCAAAACTGAGAGCTGTACCAAGTACAAAAGAAATACTTTGGAAGCTCTGTCTCGTAATAACCAAAATATACTGTGCCTTCCTTTATTTGCAAGTGCACATGGCTATTAATTTCTCAACATCATTTCTTTTTGATGCGAGACTGCCAAAGTGAATAAGGGCACCACAATGATGGGAGCTGCATGGTTCTCTTTATATAGCATGCAACTAAAAGCAGAGCCCACAGAGTTCTTTACAGAAAGGCAGAGAATAAACAAGCTAGTCAGACTTTAATATCACGACTGAACAATGTAATGCTGCAGGAATACTGTTACCTTAACCCTTGTTTTGTTAGAAATAGAGACTTTAAAAGCTTAATAAAAAGCAGTTAAAGCCTCTATATAAGCCTCTCGATTATtaattcaaaagtaaaagttgttttttttttttttttttgcagggagCATCTAGATACACACAAATAATGGACACCCTGCAGCCACTTTCACCCAGATCTCGGTATCAGGGGTTGCCAAAGCTAAGGACTTTTCATCAGGAGATACAGACAACAGTTTCAACAGGGGAATTTGATTTTTGCTGTATATCCACCAGCAGTCTAATCCAATCAGGATATCAAAACCCAATAACACTGCTGGAAGTCGCGTCAATGCATTACTTACGCAGTCCTCTAAATACATCTCCCTCTGCATCAGCAAGAGTTTTGCCCTGCTCCAAGGTGATTATTTTAGCCAATTCTTTCTGAAATATTaggaaaaacaatttcagaCATCAGCACGCAGTTTTTTGTAAAGTaaaacacatctgcacacatttCATTGCTCTCCAACTTTTTAacctgaaacagaaacactgttaaAAGATTCAACAACCAATTCAACAACTGTCATTTACTCTGACAGAAGCTCATGAGCGAGTGACACATTTCCTTACAATGTTGTCCTTAATTAGCTGCTGGTAGCGCAGGAAGATCTGCTGCCTGCTGAGGATGGAGGTCTCAGACCAGGAGTGAAAGGCTTTGGTGCAGGAGTCCACAGCTGCCAGCATCTCCTCCTGGGTAGCTTTGGGAACACGTCCCACCACCTCATTAGTGGCCTGAGAAACAGGAGACAGTCCATGCAGACAAGTTGACTGATAGCAGGGGGAAGTCATTACTTGGTATTTCTGCGTGTACATTCATTCATTGATAACCACAAGTTTGTTTTCTATCCTTTACAGGTTTTAAGTTTTATGTGATGAAAGTAGATGAATGGTTTTGCATGGTAAAATCACCCATCACTGCCTTGCCAGAGGCTTATACTGTTGGAAGATATAAAACATGACTTGCTATGCAGATTGGGCTCTGATTCCTTTCACTTTACAAATTAGGCTATTAGAAATTGGCAAATCAAGACTAATTTTCTCCTCTCCAATGTTCACAAGTTACTACTATAAAGCTACACTGGTTATTAGCAGCCGGCTTTTAGTATAGATCTTGCTACTGCAGCCTCTGTTCGGGTTGGGTATCGTTCATCTAAGAATACTTACAGGGTTGTGAATGTCAAGCCAGTCAGACGTGTTGGACTCGACAAACTTTCCATCAATGAACAGCTTGGTGGCGGGCTAGAGGATCACGGAAGCATATGATTAAATCCCTTCCCTGCTTGGTgacatcattttaaattcactgaGGACATCTATCCATCACCACAACATATACAGTGACTCATTAACAGCATTCCTTTTAGAtctcttcactttctcttcaCTCTCTGTACACTGAGTTTTGTTATTGGTCAAAATCGGCTATATAGcttcttttcttgtttccttctgattgtattatattattataaattgaataactttgggtgttggactgttggttggacaaaaaaaaaaaaaaaaatctgacaatgttaacttgggctctgagaaactATGATGGACATATTCTCactatattttgacattttatagattaaatgattaatcaagaaaataattaggCAGATTAACTTATAATGAAATGCTTGATTTTTGTGTGCGCTGCTGATGTTCATTATTGTCCCCAATGAGATCTACAGGGGAAATGAAAGAGCTTAATTCTTTGTAACAAcgtttttgttctctctttatGGGGATTTGCCAGTGGCTTTCTCAATTCACAGTTTGA is drawn from Xiphias gladius isolate SHS-SW01 ecotype Sanya breed wild chromosome 4, ASM1685928v1, whole genome shotgun sequence and contains these coding sequences:
- the LOC120789244 gene encoding methylmalonate-semialdehyde dehydrogenase [acylating], mitochondrial-like, which translates into the protein MAAILLRTLLNKKAPVELGRMCYSSSVPATKLFIDGKFVESNTSDWLDIHNPATNEVVGRVPKATQEEMLAAVDSCTKAFHSWSETSILSRQQIFLRYQQLIKDNIKELAKIITLEQGKTLADAEGDVFRGLQVVEHACSITSLMLGETLPSITKDMDTYTYRLPIGVCAGIAPFNFPAMIPLWMFPIGMVCGNTYLMKPSERVPGCTMLLAKMLQDAGAPDGTFNIIHGQHAAVNFICDHPAIKAISFVGSNQAGEYIYERGSKNGKRVQSNMGAKNHGVVMPDANKENTINQLVGAAFGAAGQRCMALSTAIFVGESREWLPELVECSKSLRVNAGDQPGADVGPLISPEAKNRVESLIQSGVEEGAKLLLDGRNVNVKGYENGNFVGPTILANVTSDMKCYKEEIFGPVLVILEAESLDEAISLINENPYGNGTAIFTTNGATARKYTHGVDVGQIGVNVPIPVPLPMFSFTGSRGSFRGDTNFYGKQGIQFYTQIKTVTSQWKAEDATLTSPAVTMPTMGR